The window TCCCTATTACAATGGGGTTATACATGGATCAGCTTTATGCCATTAAttgtttgtgcttatcataGATTATCTAccaaagacattcaagatcagGTCCTGTgtattttttgttgatgatattgttttggaaGATGAAACAAAAGTAAGGATTAACATCAAGTTGGAACCATTGAGAtaaaccttggaatcaaaagcttttatgataagtagaatgaaaatggagtatatggtgtgtaacaaAAAGTTACAGTAGGATGGATAGTGTGATGGGGAAAAGTGATAAGAGGGATATCCCCCAAAGTGTTTTTTTTAGGTATTTGAgcttaatcataaataaaggagaactAGATGATGATGTTACTCAAAGTATtgaaataggatggatgaagagGAGTAGTGcttctggagtgttgtgtgattgattTATCATTGCTGCTCACATTACCTCATTGGTTTCACTCTTTTAGTCTTTCAAAAGTAAGTTCCAAATGACTTTCCCCTCCCTTTTTAAGATAGTGACTAACAAACAGTAATTAAAGATATGTGCATATGTCACATAAGTTCCCCTTTTGCATCAGTCCTCTCCTGATGTTCTGATATTTCTAAATACACTAGTGCTGCATTTGTTTCGACGGGGAAAAAGCTTTCTGGAATCTTTGAGTTTCGTTTATGAAATTTATTGTATATTTAATTGCCATCTGTTCTCGAGTCTTGACTGCACATGTAGTCATATCTAAGCATGTttgaatgaggaaatgaatccatCTAGGGTTGGTATTCTCCATGCCCCATGGTGGCAACTGGCAATTGTATCATGGGCCAAGATGCTGCAGTTTTTCCTGGAAATGACATCTAgatatttaagaaaaataatttgtGTTTTCTATGGCCAATATGATTATCATTAGGTTTTAAGCAAGCCTTGGTTTCCTTGAGGTTCCATAGTTTccttgggatttttttttctgaaacttgacttttatttacaaaaattattttgtttctctttaccattagccctttttttttttttttttNNNNNNNNNNNNNNNNNNNNTTATTTATTTCACATGACCAAAACATGTATATTTAGGAATTTTGTGTGAGGAAAACAAATCTATCCTTGTGCATGTGTATTATAATTTTCTAATTATCCAATTGCTTCTTACTATTCTTTTCCTGCCTCATTCTGGATTGAAGACTCGTTTACTAATGGGTTTTTTGCAGCACTATTATATTTTTGTTGGGAAGTTTTCCAAAAATGTATGCCATATACTGTGAACTTTTGGAAGATTGGCAGTGGTGTTTCCAATGTGTAATTGAAAGACTATGTAATTTCCATTCACATAGATCCCTAAgatatttccactaaaataaatAGAGTAAGTGTAAGTGGTTGTTTTTTGAGATTCTGGGTTTGCATTTATATTTATTGGCAGGATCAAGCTTCCCTCTGGTGCCAAGAAGATTGTACCAAGTGGGTGCAGGGCTATGATTGGGCAAGTTGCTGGTGGGGGTAGGACTGAGAAACCCATGCTCAAGGCAGGTAATGCATACCACAAATTCAAAGAGGAACTGTTGGCCAAAGGTTCGTGGTGTTGCCATGAATCCAGTGGAGcatcctcatggaggaggaaacCACCAACACATTGGACATGCGAGCACAGTTCGCCGTGATGCACCTCCTGGCCAGAAAGTGGGTCTCATTGCAGCAAGGAGGACTGGTCGGCTTCGTGGTCAAGCTGCTGCCACAGCTGCTAAAGCTGATAAGACTTCTTAGTGAGTTAAAATGTTTTCTTTCAGGTCTTCATTTGTTATATATTCTTGGAACCTCTTCAGGATACTTGTTTCATGAGAGGAAGAGGCCAATCATTTTTTGAATCTATCCCCTTAAGAAGTTTTGTAGTGGGAGATTTGCTGAGAATTTTGAGATAGTTGTGATGTGCTGTATAAGAATCGAGTTTATATTTAATGGAACACCATTTGCGATGATGCTCAAATAAGTCTGTTGGGGTTAGCATTTTGATTGGTAATGTCTGTGGAACACATCCAGCTCATCCGATTTGTCCCCCTCGCCAAGCCTCTAAACAGTGGAAAGAACTGTTTTGTTGAACCCAAAACTTTTCCACCCTAAAAGTTTACCATCGCATGTGGGATCAATTCTCACAAGTTCTCTCATTTATATCAATCGAACAAATGAGGCCTGAGGGAAAATGGTTGGTGTGGCAGGAGTGTGGGCCTTGTGTGAGACACATGGGAAACTAAATAACTGCCCCAAACCCACGCCGCCCCACCCACACATGAAATATAAATTGATGTCCCTGATGATACttttttgtgcttttttttttggctcccATTAGCCCCAGTGCAGGTGTAGGGATGGATCAATAGATTAatattgcatttatttatttattttaatacaaTTTGGACCTGATACGAACTGTGATGGTCCATGCAGTATCAGTGATATGGCCACCGATATTAATACCTATCGGTTATAACCCGCggaaaaaaatcaaggaaaagttaataaaaatacttaaaattaggtttgagtttacaaaactatccacctAAAGTTTCATGTaacaaaaatttccaaaataaagtttgaaaatagtgattcttcatcccccacatacaaacccaaactcaattttaggtatttttgtttaCGTAAACTTTaaatgggtagttttgtaaaaggaaacctaattttatgcatttttgttaactgaaaatTTTTATGAATAGTTTTGTAAAAGAAAGccaaaagtggataatcatataattttccaTAAAAACAATCCAATGCGGATAAAGGATAAGAAAGCCCTACCCGCCagattttttatccaaaaaaaaaaattccaaaatggGCTAAGAGGGCCTTACCCACCAGCCCAATTTAACCCTCTCAAAATAAGCACTGATTGGCCCAGTTGCATGATAGGCCTGCTAGGCCAATCCAAGGGTAAAAAACTCTCTCCAACACCAAGGGCTGGGAGGGCTTGAAGACACATCTCTAGGGCTTGGGATGCATGACCAAGCCCTCTCAGCCATATCATTGGAGATCCGACTTCTCTCCTTAGGGCCCATCGTCtaggtcttgcccatagctacTTGAGCGAATGCCAAATGGTGAGGCGATGATCCAACGGTTCTTGGTGTCTCATTTTTCGAGCCTCTATCATCGTCTCGTACTCTGCGCCTTTCTCAAAGATCATTGCTTAGCCATATGACGCTCATGTAGGTCATAAGCCCAAGTCATTGGAAAGGAGCCGAATCAGTCTAGGCCTATCAGATCAGTTGAGAGCAATTGGCCAAAAATCAGAACCCAAAGACATCTTTCATACTCTCCTTGTAGTTTCTTCTTCCCCTCGTGTTTtctaaaataatgatttaagATGACggacccgtttgataatgtttttactgtttttgtttcaagaaacgacagaaacataaatttctgtttctagaaacagaattgaaggtgtttgataagtcatgtttctagaagtagatagtaaccaacgaaagaatggccacgagtcgtttccagaaacggcgaaacaagttatACTTGTTTCGcatgggtcgtttcttgaaccataaataggtagaaatttcaatttctatttctaaaaacaagtgaaacgaaacagttttatcaaactctttttgttatgtttctgctgtttctggacacagaaatgacagaaaatcgtttattgaaatgttatcaaatggaCCCGACATTTCCTATCTAACCTTGCCATTGGAATCAGGGTTTGAAAAATCGAACCGGATCTGAATTGGCAGGGCCGATCCCAACTCTGATCAATCGAATCGAACTGATCCTGTATGGAACCTTGGGTTTAGGGGTTTCGATTCTGGTCCAATCCGGATTGGAATGGGCCGGTGCCGAACTAGATCCggatttctgttttttaaaaCTCAACCCTTGAACTGGTTTTGTTGGTTCCCTCGGTCTAGGAAGttgtggattagggtttaaagCTTCTTTCCCTGCGTATTTATTCTCCACAGAGCCGGGCTTCGTTCTGTTTGATCCATCCCTTTTTCCGGTACCTGTGACTGAGAGAGCCAGAAAGCTTTCTTCTCAGATCGAGAGATTCAAAGTAAAGTAAGCGATGGGTCGTGTAATCCGAGCACAAAGGAAGGGAGCAGGGTCTGTCTTCAAGTCCCACACACACCATCGCAAGGGCCCTGCTCGCTTCCGCAGTCTCGACTTCGGAGAGCGAAATGGGTATCTGAAGGGGGTCGTGACCGACATCATCCACGACCCAGGCCGAGGCGCCCCACTCGCGAAAGTCACCTTCCGTCATCCCTTCCGATACAAGCACCAGAAGGAGCTTTTCATTGCTGCTGAGGGTATGTACACGGGTCAGTTCCTCTACTGTGGCAAGAAGGCCACTCTGATGGTTGGGAACGTGTTGCCTCTTCGTTCCGTCCCTGAAGGTGCTGTGGTCTGCAACGTTGAGCATCATGTTGGTGATCGAGGTGTTATCGCTAGGGCATCAGGTGATTACGCCATCGTCATCAGTCACAACCCTGATAATGACACCTCCAGGTTCGTTGTatacctctctcttcttctcctctccctctGTTTGTTTTTCCACTAGTAATTATAAATAATAGATATCTCAATTCTTTGAACTTACTCCATCGAAAATCTAGTGAATAGCATTAATCATCATCTTATGTATGCAATTATCTGggcttttgtttttgattttttttttttttgatctctttgtttatcatgacaaataattgaaattttttggattatttaatttcttaggatatctcctctttgtttaccataatagttggagttatttatattgtttgaatgtttgcctTAGGAagttctcctcatgacaagtaatttgtcactttgtgttttttatctcctcttttttttttttttttttagttatttcatattttgcagggttaGGGTCAAGGTACACCCGGCCCTTAATAGCAAAccgggtcaatcagggtcagagttagggccaatcagggtcatcccggcTAGGCCCAAACCGGCCCGAATtggcctgggttgaagttttgcggccctgagtTAGGGTCAGGGTGGATTTGGGCCCAATTAAAGGGACTCgaggttgggctagggttttaaggagCCCAGCTCAACccagccctgttgcacccctagttaACTCTACAATAATCAGTGAAGTTACTGCATGAGGTTGTCGACTCTTTTATAAGTCTATGCTTGGACCTTATGCAAGTGACCATTGTTCACAAAAacgggaatggaaaaaaaacataaacagaCTGTACGGGTCTTAAACAGTAAAAATTTTCGAACGCTACAATCaaataaacagtaaaaaaaaagagaggtaaAAAACGGAAAACTGATGGTAtaggttttaaacgtgtagattttaaATAAATGGCACCATAAAAATGGTACTATAcccatataaattaaggaattgtTACATTAATACttacatctaatgttcaaaataactacAGTATCCAatactaatgcatatatatatatatatatatatatctattgtctcgttataagttttatgacatataattgaatatcatccactaccaattctaaattcatatacCACACGTGTCCAAGTATTATTGAGCAATatggcttggctatgatgttcttcattgttgtcaataggggtgtcaattcctaaaccgaaccgtaAAATCGGCTGGACCGAACGATACATTTCAGTCCTATCTAAATATGCTTAGACAAAAGATAATATGATGTAACTTATTGGACCCTCCCTTCCTCCCTCCTCCATTAGAGAGCAAACGAGAGTGATGATCGTCGAGGAATAAttccaacctctctctctctctctctctctgccattAAAGACTTTTGGTTTATACACATACATGGAATGTAATAACAACCCTAATCATCATTATCTTTtcattgcttctctctctctactgtgCCACTGTTTTCTCCATCGGAGAGGTCTAGATGTGTGCATATTCCATCACCCACTATTTGATACATCAAACACCCACAGGCCACAGCTGATGGCTTCAATGTTGAGGGGGTAAGaagtttgataacgtttcttcgGTCATGATACATCTTCTTTGCACACCGTATTGCAGTGAAACGGGGTTGGggtctttttttccttcaatttgcTGTTTCAAGAGATGGCAAAACGAGTGAGACTTGTTTCGCCAAACGCAAAAAAGGTAGAAACGCAATGTTATCAAACTGGCCCTAAGTAAAATCATGGAACTAAATCTCAGTTGAAACTGATTGAAATCTCTAAGTTGTCATCAACTTTGGAtctaatcaaaataaaacctATAATTGAAACCCACCTTTCAACTCTAAATTTCAATCGAAGATCGAAACCTAGTGTTGAAATTTCGTAATGAGATTCAAAACATCTCGATTTCGAGTTTGATAGAAAAATTGACCTCATAACTAGAttttagggcccatttgattttgtttcaaaaaTGTGTTTTCCCGTTTTTAATGTGtttagaaacggaaaaacaccctCTACAgggttctaattttttttatgatggcTTTGATGACCTCCTCTTATAATATCTAGC is drawn from Macadamia integrifolia cultivar HAES 741 chromosome 7, SCU_Mint_v3, whole genome shotgun sequence and contains these coding sequences:
- the LOC122084629 gene encoding 60S ribosomal protein L8-1-like; the protein is MGRVIRAQRKGAGSVFKSHTHHRKGPARFRSLDFGERNGYLKGVVTDIIHDPGRGAPLAKVTFRHPFRYKHQKELFIAAEGMYTGQFLYCGKKATLMVGNVLPLRSVPEGAVVCNVEHHVGDRGVIARASGDYAIVISHNPDNDTSRFVVYLSLLLLSLCLFFH